The following proteins come from a genomic window of Dermacentor albipictus isolate Rhodes 1998 colony chromosome 8, USDA_Dalb.pri_finalv2, whole genome shotgun sequence:
- the LOC139049019 gene encoding uncharacterized protein isoform X1, with translation MLSLPANVGVSSLVEQLQDVGVACAIREMDLTNCIIVEPSELPLHIGKCTRLRSLRCVACPLRPSALLGLMLEQLHYLAEVEFSFVADTDVESEIRHVQQCAWEMPGALALDLRRMYVEVSGYVNFKLLSALLRYCPKLNDLRVHFVRGAFLTAFLECNDILQRCVNLETFEFSSEVPATIQRLPSTPLNFMGCAAVCANVRYRRSTNSWSCLRLQDLAVDGVYPLILPQQLILVAVHHAEGTTAEWIRVAGLRHCWTNVRQLCLLLFPAQPSNGFYATAGGVYRDSLCDFISSKLQQIVELNISAFHFGQDLDLTALLQDGSLEHLQSLSATPCGLRRPSALRRLARNCPDFKELDVRIERQGSFVRCAVCEGEFFLSPEDRLEMCNSAPVFHNVLTRLTLNEVHGRISLWLIETCPAVSVRLSECPNPSHPDYPSLGQLLARNSSLSCLVLRHDALPLGEASLLENISCIASLQYLCLLSAVPLLENMATLCLMTFTASLKPHIKCVHVHYRSSTDGIEKRITWMKRAGDPSCGDLVRDGPCFLYCSTATFIGLAKPLNRDFKQIM, from the exons ATGCTTAGTCTGCCCGCCAATGTAGGGGTGTCTTCTCTGGTCGAGCAGTTGCAAGATGTGGGAGTGGCGTGCGCCATCCGCGAAATGGACCTCACGAATTGCATTATTGTCGAACCCAGCGAATTGCCTCTGCACATCGGCAAATGTACGAGACTCCGATCCTTGCGCTGCGTCGCCTGCCCGCTCAGGCCGAGCGCCCTGCTCGGATTAATGCTGGAACAGCTTCATTATCTGGCGGAAGTTGAGTTCTCCTTCGTGGCTGACACGGACGTGGAGTCTGAAATAAGGCACGTGCAGCAGTGCGCCTGGGAAATGCCAGGCGCCCTGGCACTTGATCTCCGCCGCATGTACGTCGAAGTGAGCGGCTACGTGAACTTCAAGCTCCTCTCCGCGCTCCTGCGCTACTGCCCGAAGCTGAACGACCTGCGTGTTCATTTCGTGCGCGGAGCATTCCTGACCGCGTTCCTGGAGTGTAACGACATCCTCCAAAGGTGCGTCAATTTGGAAACATTCGAGTTCTCGTCCGAGGTGCCAGCCACAATTCAACGCCTGCCGTCCACACCGTTGAACTTCATGGGCTGCGCCGCCGTCTGCGCCAATGTCCGATACCGGAGGTCGACCAACTCGTGGAGCTGTCTTCGACTCCAAGACCTCGCTGTCGACGGCGTTTATCCCCTCATTTTGCCGCAACAGCTGATCCTGGTTGCCGTCCACCACGCTGAAGGCACCACGGCGGAATGGATTCGCGTGGCCGGCCTTCGACACTGCTGGACGAACGTGCGCCAACTCTGTCTTCTGCTATTTCCGGCACAGCCCTCCAATGGGTTTTACGCGACGGCAGGAGGAGTGTACCGCGACAGTCTTTGCGACTTCATTTCCTCCAAGCTCCAACAAATCGTCGAGCTTAACATAAGTGCGTTCCACTTCGGCCAGGACCTCGACTTGACGGCACTACTCCAGGACGGCTCGCTGGAGCACCTGCAATCCCTCTCGGCGACCCCTTGCGGGCTTCGCCGCCCGTCAGCTCTGCGCCGTCTAGCACGGAACTGCCCGGACTTCAAGGAACTGGACGTCCGCATCGAGAGGCAGGGTAGCTTCGTTCGGTGCGCCGTATGCGAGGGTGAGTTCTTTCTCTCTCCCGAAGACAGGTTGGAAATGTGCAACAGCGCCCCCGTTTTTCATAATGTGCTTACCAGGCTGACTCTCAATGAAGTTCATGGCCGTATTTCCCTTTGGTTGATCGAGACCTGTCCAGCGGTTTCAGTGCGGCTCTCAGAGTGCCCTAATCCCTCGCACCCAGACTACCCGTCTTTGGGACAGCTACTAGCCAGAAACAGCTCGCTGAGTTGTCTCGTGCTTCGGCACGATGCCCTGCCCTTGGGAGAGGCGTCTCTGCTG GAAAACATCTCGTGCATCGCCAGCCTGCAGTACCTGTGCCTTCTGTCGGCGGTGCCGTTACTCGAAAATATGGCCACGTTGTGCCTGATGACGTTCACTGCCAGCCTGAAGCCTCACATAAAgtgtgtacacgttcactaccgaAGCTCTACCGATGGCATCGAGAAGCGGATCACGTGGATGAAGCGGGCTGGCGATCCAAGCTGTGGCGACCTGGTTCGAGACGGTCCCTGCTTCCTGTATTGTTCGACGGCGACGTTCATAGGACTCGCCAAGCCGCTGAATCGCGACTTCAAACAGATCATGTAG
- the LOC139049019 gene encoding uncharacterized protein isoform X2, giving the protein MLSLPANVGVSSLVEQLQDVGVACAIREMDLTNCIIVEPSELPLHIGKCTRLRSLRCVACPLRPSALLGLMLEQLHYLAEVEFSFVADTDVESEIRHVQQCAWEMPGALALDLRRMYVEVSGYVNFKLLSALLRYCPKLNDLRVHFVRGAFLTAFLECNDILQRCVNLETFEFSSEVPATIQRLPSTPLNFMGCAAVCANVRYRRSTNSWSCLRLQDLAVDGVYPLILPQQLILVAVHHAEGTTAEWIRVAGLRHCWTNVRQLCLLLFPAQPSNGFYATAGGVYRDSLCDFISSKLQQIVELNISAFHFGQDLDLTALLQDGSLEHLQSLSATPCGLRRPSALRRLARNCPDFKELDVRIERQGSFVRCAVCEG; this is encoded by the exons ATGCTTAGTCTGCCCGCCAATGTAGGGGTGTCTTCTCTGGTCGAGCAGTTGCAAGATGTGGGAGTGGCGTGCGCCATCCGCGAAATGGACCTCACGAATTGCATTATTGTCGAACCCAGCGAATTGCCTCTGCACATCGGCAAATGTACGAGACTCCGATCCTTGCGCTGCGTCGCCTGCCCGCTCAGGCCGAGCGCCCTGCTCGGATTAATGCTGGAACAGCTTCATTATCTGGCGGAAGTTGAGTTCTCCTTCGTGGCTGACACGGACGTGGAGTCTGAAATAAGGCACGTGCAGCAGTGCGCCTGGGAAATGCCAGGCGCCCTGGCACTTGATCTCCGCCGCATGTACGTCGAAGTGAGCGGCTACGTGAACTTCAAGCTCCTCTCCGCGCTCCTGCGCTACTGCCCGAAGCTGAACGACCTGCGTGTTCATTTCGTGCGCGGAGCATTCCTGACCGCGTTCCTGGAGTGTAACGACATCCTCCAAAGGTGCGTCAATTTGGAAACATTCGAGTTCTCGTCCGAGGTGCCAGCCACAATTCAACGCCTGCCGTCCACACCGTTGAACTTCATGGGCTGCGCCGCCGTCTGCGCCAATGTCCGATACCGGAGGTCGACCAACTCGTGGAGCTGTCTTCGACTCCAAGACCTCGCTGTCGACGGCGTTTATCCCCTCATTTTGCCGCAACAGCTGATCCTGGTTGCCGTCCACCACGCTGAAGGCACCACGGCGGAATGGATTCGCGTGGCCGGCCTTCGACACTGCTGGACGAACGTGCGCCAACTCTGTCTTCTGCTATTTCCGGCACAGCCCTCCAATGGGTTTTACGCGACGGCAGGAGGAGTGTACCGCGACAGTCTTTGCGACTTCATTTCCTCCAAGCTCCAACAAATCGTCGAGCTTAACATAAGTGCGTTCCACTTCGGCCAGGACCTCGACTTGACGGCACTACTCCAGGACGGCTCGCTGGAGCACCTGCAATCCCTCTCGGCGACCCCTTGCGGGCTTCGCCGCCCGTCAGCTCTGCGCCGTCTAGCACGGAACTGCCCGGACTTCAAGGAACTGGACGTCCGCATCGAGAGGCAGGGTAGCTTCGTTCGGTGCGCCGTATGCGAGG GCTGA
- the LOC139049013 gene encoding uncharacterized protein, with protein MLSLRSNPGVSSLVEDLKHLMAHATCAIHELDLTNCIPVEPNELPLHIAKCTTLQSLRCVACPLRPSALLGLMLQRLRYLAEVQFSLVADTDVQSAIRHVQQCASEMPGALALNLRRMYVEVSGYLNFKLLSAVLRYCPKLDKLHVHFVRGAFTNALLECKVILQQCVNLEIFTFSSEVPSSIQGLPWTPFEFTSCAAVCANVRYRRSTNSWSCVRLQDLAVDCIDPLILAQQLVLVAVHHAEGTTVEWIRLASLGHSWGNVRQLCLLLFPAQPTDGVYAKTGAAYRDSLRDLISTMLRQVVELNVSAFHFAPDLDLTALLQDSSLEHLQSLSATPCGLRRPSALRRLAQLCPEFKELDVRIDRRGSFVRCAICEGEFFLDAEDRLEMSDSAPIFHNALARLTLNEVHGRISLWFIEACPAVSVRLSDCPIPSHPDYPILGQLLARNSSLSCLVLRHDALPFGQVCLLENISRITGLQYLCLLSAARLLDRVAEVSLLAFTANLKPHIKCVHVHYRNSTSATEKRITWMKRAGAPSGGALVRDGPCFLYCSTATFIGLAKPLNRDFKQIM; from the exons ATGCTGAGTCTGCGCTCCAACCCAGGGGTGTCTTCTCTGGTCGAGGACCTGAAACATCTGATGGCGCACGCCACGTGCGCCATCCACGAATTGGACCTCACAAATTGCATTCCTGTCGAACCCAACGAATTGCCTCTGCACATCGCCAAATGTACGACCCTGCAATCATTGCGGTGCGTCGCCTGCCCGCTCAGGCCGAGCGCCCTGCTCGGATTAATGCTACAACGGCTTCGCTATCTGGCGGAAGTTCAGTTCTCCCTCGTGGCTGATACGGACGTGCAGTCGGCAATAAGGCACGTGCAGCAGTGCGCCTCGGAAATGCCAGGTGCCCTGGCTCTCAATCTCCGCCGCATGTACGTCGAAGTGAGCGGCTACCTGAACTTCAAGCTCCTCTCGGCGGTCCTACGCTACTGCCCGAAACTGGACAAGCTGCATGTTCATTTCGTGCGCGGAGCCTTCACGAACGCGCTCCTGGAGTGTAAGGTCATCCTACAACAGTGCGTCAATTTGGAAATATTCACGTTCTCTTCCGAGGTGCCATCCTCCATTCAAGGCCTGCCGTGGACACCGTTCGAATTCACGAGCTGCGCGGCCGTCTGCGCCAACGTCAGATACCGGAGGTCGACCAACTCGTGgagctgcgttcgactccaggaCCTCGCTGTCGACTGCATTGATCCCCTCATTCTGGCGCAACAACTCGTCCTGGTTGCCGTCCACCACGCAGAAGGCACCACAGTGGAATGGATTCGCCTGGCCAGCCTTGGACACTCCTGGGGGAACGTGCGCCAACTCTGTCTTCTGCTATTTCCGGCACAGCCCACCGATGGTGTTTACGCGAAGACGGGCGCCGCATACCGCGACAGTCTGCGCGACCTCATATCGACCATGCTCCGGCAGGTCGTCGAGCTTAACGTAAGCGCGTTCCACTTCGCCCCGGACCTCGACTTGACGGCACTGCTCCAGGACAGCTCGCTGGAGCATCTGCAATCCCTCTCGGCGACTCCTTGCGGGCTTCGCCGCCCATCAGCCCTGCGCCGTCTGGCGCAACTCTGCCCCGAATTCAAAGAACTGGACGTGCGCATCGATCGGCGGGGTAGCTTCGTTCGGTGCGCCATCTGCGAGGGTGAGTTCTTCCTCGATGCCGAAGACAGGTTGGAAATGTCCGACAGCGCCCCCATCTTTCATAATGCGCTTGCCAGGCTGACTCTCAATGAAGTTCATGGCCGTATCTCCCTTTGGTTCATCGAGGCCTGTCCAGCGGTTTCAGTGCGGCTCTCGGACTGTCCTATTCCCTCGCACCCAGACTACCCGATTCTGGGTCAGCTGCTCGCCAGAAACAGCTCGCTGAGTTGTCTCGTGCTTCGGCACGATGCCCTGCCCTTCGGCCAGGTGTGTCTGCTG GAAAACATCTCCCGCATCACCGGCCTGCAGTACCTGTGCCTTCTGTCGGCGGCGCGATTACTGGACCGTGTCGCCGAGGTGTCCCTGCTGGCGTTCACCGCCAACCTGAAGCCTCACATTAAgtgtgtacacgttcactaccgaAACTCCACCAGCGCCACCGAGAAGCGGATCACGTGGATGAAGCGGGCTGGCGCTCCGAGCGGTGGCGCCCTGGTTCGAGACGGTCCCTGCTTCCTGTATTGTTCGACGGCGACGTTCATAGGACTCGCCAAGCCGCTGAATCGTGACTTCAAACAGATCATGTAG
- the LOC139049301 gene encoding uncharacterized protein, whose protein sequence is MVLLSPGIEYMAWLKKKRICLMMGLPYRLASNGAAERVVQTVKGKLKKSHAGNFRTQVARVLFQYRTTAHDITGSAPGEPLLGQMVKTPLDVLHPDLRSTALLKQKLAADRGFHSVPSPKSGAPVFARNFRPGPPWSVGQVVSPGSASSLLVPMPDGTTWHRQADHVRPRLGTWLAPSTTTSQVQPAGGPTATPVTTSEAQPTSKAASIANWAASVVPV, encoded by the coding sequence atggtcctgctttcgccaggaATAGAGTACATGGCCTGGCTGAAAAAGAAGAGAATCTGCCTCATGATGGGTCTACCATACCGCCTTGCTTCAAacggtgcagccgagcgggttGTACAAACAGTTAAGggcaagctcaagaagagccatgCTGGGAACTTCCGGACGCAGGTTGCCCGGGTACTGTTCCAGTACCGGACCACAGCCCATGATATCACTGGGAGTGCCCCCGGTGAGCCGCTACTGGGCcagatggtcaagacacccttggacgtcttgcatccggacctacGATCTACAGCGCtcctgaagcagaagctggctgctgaccgaggGTTCCATTCTGTACCTTCGCCCAAGTCGGGAGCTCCAGTCTTCGCCAGGAACTTCCgccctggcccaccctggtccgtcggacaggtggtgtctcctggcAGCGCCTCGTCACTGCTCGTTCCCATGCCGGACGGGACCACGTGGCACCGGCAGgccgaccatgttaggcctcgcctcGGAACCTGGCTTGCACCATCGACTACCACTTCACAAGTCCAGCCCGCAGGGGGACCGACGGCAACACCAGTCACTACCAGCGAAGCACAGCCGACCTCGAAGGCGGCAAGCATTGCAAATTGGGCGGCGTCCGTTGTGCCGGTGTAA
- the LOC139048981 gene encoding uncharacterized protein, whose translation MLSLPANLGASSLDEQLNDVEVARAIREMDFTNCILVEPNELPLHIGKCTGLQSLRCVACPLRPSALLGLMLERLHYLTEVEFSLVADTDVESEIRQLQQRASQVPGALARILRRMYVEVSGYPNFKLLSALLRYCPNLDKLHVHFVRGAFLTALLECNDILQQRVSLEIFTFSSEVPSSDRRLPSTPLEFTGCAAVCANVRYRRSTNSWSGVRLVDLAVNIADRLILPQQLVLVAVHHAGGTTAEWIRVAGLRHCWTHVRQLCLPLFPAQPSNGFYATAGAVYRDSLCDFISSKLQQIVELNISAFHFGQDLDLTALLQDGSLEHLQSLSATPCGLRRPSALRRLAQNCPEFKELDVRFDRRGNFVRCAGCEGQLFLDPKDMLEMYEDAPVFHNPLTRLTLTDVHGRISIWFVVACPAVSVRLSDCPSPSHPDYPSLGQVLARNSSLSCLVLHHDALPFGDACLLENISCIASLQYLCLLSAVPLLDNMATLCLMTFTASLKPHIKCVHVHYRNSAGGNEKRITWMKRAGDEIEGTLVRDGPCFLHCSTATFIGLAKPLNRDFKETV comes from the exons ATGCTGAGTCTGCCCGCCAACCTAGGGGCGTCTTCTCTGGACGAGCAGCTGAATGATGTAGAAGTGGCGCGCGCCATCCGGGAAATGGACTTCACAAATTGCATTCTTGTCGAACCCAACGAACTGCCTCTGCACATCGGCAAATGCACGGGACTCCAATCCTTGCGCTGCGTCGCCTGCCCGCTCAGGCCGAGCGCCTTGCTCGGTTTAATGCTGGAACGGCTTCACTATCTGACGGAAGTTGAGTTCTCCCTCGTGGCTGACACGGACGTGGAGTCTGAAATAAGGCAGTTGCAGCAGCGCGCGTCGCAAGTGCCAGGCGCCCTGGCTCGCATTCTCCGCCGCATGTACGTTGAAGTGAGCGGCTACCCGAACTTCAAGCTCCTCTCCGCGCTCCTGCGCTACTGCCCGAACCTGGACAAGCTGCACGTTCATTTCGTGCGCGGAGCATTCTTGACCGCGCTCCTGGAGTGTAACGACATCCTCCAACAGCGCGTCAGTTTGGAAATATTCACGTTCTCTTCCGAGGTGCCATCCTCCGATCGACGCCTGCCGTCCACGCCGTTGGAGTTCACGGGCTGCGCAGCCGTCTGCGCCAACGTCAGATACCGGAGGTCGACCAACTCGTGGAGCGGTGTTCGACTTGTAGACCTCGCTGTCAACATTGCTGACCGCCTCATTTTGCCGCAACAGCTGGTCCTGGTTGCCGTCCACCACGCCGGAGGCACCACGGCGGAATGGATTCGCGTGGCCGGCCTTCGACACTGCTGGACGCACGTGCGCCAACTCTGTCTTCCGCTATTTCCGGCACAGCCCTCCAATGGTTTTTACGCTACGGCAGGAGCCGTGTACCGCGACAGTCTTTGCGACTTCATCTCCTCCAAGCTCCAACAAATCGTCGAGCTTAACATAAGTGCGTTCCACTTCGGCCAGGACCTCGACTTGACGGCACTGCTCCAGGACGGCTCGCTGGAGCATCTGCAATCCCTCTCGGCGACCCCTTGCGGGCTTCGCCGCCCGTCAGCTCTGCGCCGTCTGGCGCAAAACTGCCCCGAATTCAAAGAACTGGACGTGCGCTTCGATAGGCGGGGTAACTTCGTTCGGTGCGCCGGCTGCGAGGGTCAGTTATTCCTCGATCCCAAAGACATGTTGGAAATGTATGAAGACGCCCCCGTGTTTCACAACCCGCTTACCAGGCTGACTCTCACTGATGTGCATGGCCGTATCTCCATTTGGTTCGTCGTGGCCTGCCCAGCGGTTTCCGTGCGGCTGTCAGACTGCCCTAGTCCCTCGCACCCAGACTACCCGTCTCTGGGTCAGGTGCTCGCCAGAAACAGCTCGCTGAGTTGTCTCGTGCTTCACCACGATGCCCTGCCCTTCGGCGACGCGTGTCTGCTG GAAAACATCTCGTGCATCGCCAGCCTGCAGTACCTGTGCCTTCTGTCGGCGGTGCCGTTACTCGACAATATGGCCACGTTGTGCCTGATGACGTTCACTGCCAGCCTGAAGCCTCACATAAAGTGTGTGCACGTTCACTACCGAAACTCTGCCGGCGGCAACGAGAAGCGGATCACGTGGATGAAGCGGGCTGGCGATGAAATCGAAGGCACCCTGGTTCGAGACGGTCCCTGCTTCCTCCATTGTTCGACGGCTACGTTCATAGGACTCGCCAAGCCGCTGAATCGTGACTTCAAAGAGACCGTGTAG